DNA sequence from the Vicia villosa cultivar HV-30 ecotype Madison, WI linkage group LG3, Vvil1.0, whole genome shotgun sequence genome:
CATAGTGGAAGATTTGTGCGGATTCGGTGCCACCGTCCACACTTGTTCCAGAAACCAAACAGAGCTCGATAACTGTTTGAATCAATGGCGTAGTAAAGGCTTTTCGGTTTCTGGATCTGTCTGTGATGTGTCTTCTCGAGACCAAAGGGAGAAGCTTATTCAAGAAGTTACctcaatcttcaatggcaaactTCACATTTATGTAAGTGTAAAAGCTAGAGACTAAGACGTGTCTAGTATCTGATACATGTTGTCAGGTGTCTGACACGATATCGATACATGTGATTGCATTAAATCACTTACATGTTTTTGAATTATAGTATACTAGTACATTACTATCTTGGAAATAAGATGGTAATGTTTGTCATAACATTGTTTCGTACCGTCTATCTTGTCGTAGATAATAGATAGTAATGAGGATTGATCCTCTAACAGGTGAATAATGTTGGTGCAAACTTTAGGAAACCAACAATTGAGTATACTGCTGAAGTATATTCAGAAATTATGGCGATTAATTTAGATTCCGCGTATCATCTGTGCCAACTTACACATCCTCTTCTGAAGGCATCTGGAATGGGAAGCATTGTGTTTATTTCATCTATTGCTGGTGTGGTGAGTTTAGGTACTGGATCAGTCTATGCAGCAAGTAAAGGTGAGAGTTATCATATAGCCATACTTGTTCAACTTGTTTGTCGTAAAATGTTTTGTATCAAGTCGACCAATGAAACTGAATGTTTAATGTCCGATTCTGTTTTCAGCTGCGATCAATCAGCTTACAAAAAATTTGGCTTGTGAATGGGCGAAAGATGGCGTAAGGAGCAATTGTGTTGTTC
Encoded proteins:
- the LOC131661881 gene encoding tropinone reductase homolog At5g06060-like isoform X1: MAATEKCTSNGSSRWSLKGMTALVTGGTRGIGHAIVEDLCGFGATVHTCSRNQTELDNCLNQWRSKGFSVSGSVCDVSSRDQREKLIQEVTSIFNGKLHIYVNNVGANFRKPTIEYTAEVYSEIMAINLDSAYHLCQLTHPLLKASGMGSIVFISSIAGVVSLGTGSVYAASKAAINQLTKNLACEWAKDGVRSNCVVPATTNTPLVEHLLRNKQYVDEMLSRTPLGRIAEAQEVSSLVAFLCLPAASYITGQVICVDGGLSVNGFQPSMRIT
- the LOC131661881 gene encoding tropinone reductase homolog At5g06060-like isoform X2, with product MAATEKCTSNGSSRWSLKGMTALVTGGTRGIGHAIVEDLCGFGATVHTCSRNQTELDNCLNQWRSKGFSVSGSVCDVSSRDQREKLIQEVTSIFNGKLHIYASGMGSIVFISSIAGVVSLGTGSVYAASKAAINQLTKNLACEWAKDGVRSNCVVPATTNTPLVEHLLRNKQYVDEMLSRTPLGRIAEAQEVSSLVAFLCLPAASYITGQVICVDGGLSVNGFQPSMRIT